A genomic segment from Glycine soja cultivar W05 chromosome 18, ASM419377v2, whole genome shotgun sequence encodes:
- the LOC114395884 gene encoding TMV resistance protein N-like has protein sequence MISAVASSSSSSSMLSPKKYDVFLSFRGEDTRRNFTSHLYEALKQKKVETYIDEHLEKGDEISPGLIKAIEDSHVSIVVFSKNYASSKWCLVELIKILDCKKDRGQIVIPVFYEIDPSDVRKQTGSYEQAFAKHEGEPSCNKWKTALTEAANLAGWDSRTYRTDPELLKDIVADVLQKLPPRYQNQRKGLVGIEEHCEHIESLLKIGPTEVRTLGIWGMGGIGKTALATTLYDKLSHEFEGSSFLSNVNEKSDKLENHCFGNSDMSTLRGKKALIVLDDVATSEHLEKLKVDYDFLEPGSRVIVTTRNREILGPNDEIYQVKELSSHHSVQLFCLTVFGEKQPKEGYEDLSERVLSYCKGIPLALKVMGASLRRKSKEAWESELRKLQKISSMEIHTVLKLSYDGLDHSQKDMFLDIACFFKGRERDWVTRVLDAFDFFAASGIEVLLDKALITISEGNHIEMHDLIQEMGWEIVRQECIKDPGRRSRLWRQEEVQNVLKYNRGTDVVEGIILSLRKLTEALRLSFDFLAKMTNLRFLQFYDGWDDYGSKVPVPTGFESLSDKLRYLHWEGFCLESLPLNFCAEQLVELYMPFSKLKKLWDGVQNLVNLKIIGLQGSKDLIEVPDLSKAEKLEIVNLSFCVSLLQLHVYSKSLQGLNAKNCSSLKEFSVTSEEITELNLADTAICELPPSIWQKKKLAFLVLNGCKNLKFVGNEIVHLLSSKRLDLSQTNIERLPALPPSLKYLMAEGCTSLETNFTQHLVLHHMIQSRIPYLHKHPSNPGYYNNHECFFFPGDRITKACGFCTGDSSITIPYLPKSDLHGFIYCIIFSEGIYGKRSSVLSCSINQDGIQVGQDQKTIYIPDLFLDHVLFWYHDIRQFDRIREVCDHFSDLTISFEHKHLFRGVKITWGIKECGVFPVYARASGFKVVGSNSKETFECESITQISNNESQPRPRAIRVEAGVRGSNNENEEDRNNFLQQKRMRTSP, from the exons ATGATAAGTGCTGTTGCTTCTTCCTCTAGCTCTTCTTCTATGTTGTCTCCTAAAAAATATGACGTTTTTCTAAGCTTTCGAGGTGAAGACACACGCAGGAACTTCACTAGCCATCTCTATGAAGCTTTGAAGCAAAAGAAAGTTGAAACCTATATAGATGAACATCTTGAAAAGGGAGATGAAATCTCACCAGGACTCATTAAAGCCATTGAAGATTCTCATGTATCTATTGTGGtcttctcaaagaactacgctTCCTCAAAGTGGTGCTTGGTTGAACTCATCAAGATTCTGGATTGCAAGAAAGACCGAGGACAGATTGTAATACCTGTGTTTTACGAGATAGATCCATCAGATGTGAGAAAGCAAACTGGGAGCTACGAACAAGCCTTTGCAAAACATGAGGGGGAACCCAGCTGCAACAAATGGAAAACTGCTCTCACTGAAGCAGCCAACTTGGCTGGGTGGGACTCTCGAACTTATAG GACTGATCCTGAATTACTTAAGGACATTGTTGCAGATGTTTTGCAAAAATTGCCTCCTAGATACCAAAATCAACGTAAAGGACTAGTTGGAATTGAGGAACATTGTGAACATATTGAATCATTACTTAAAATTGGGCCGACAGAAGTTAGAACCCTTGGTATATGGGGTATGGGTGGGATAGGTAAAACGGCCCTTGCTACTACTTTATATGACAAATTATCTCATGAATTTGAAGGCAGTTCCTTCCTCTCAAACGTAAATGAAAAATCAGACAAGCTTGAAAATCACTGTTTTGGTAATTCTGATATGAGTACGCTTCGAGGTAAAAAAGCTCTCATTGTCTTGGACGATGTGGCTACCTCGGAACAtctagaaaaattaaaagtagaTTATGATTTCTTGGAACCAGGAAGTAGAGTCATTGTTACAACTAGAAATAGGGAAATACTTGGCCCCAATGACGAAATTTATCAAGTCAAGGAATTGAGTTCTCATCACTCTGTTCAGCTTTTTTGTTTGACTGTTTTTGGAGAAAAACAACCTAAAGAGGGGTATGAAGACCTATCAGAAAGAGTACTTTCCTATTGCAAAGGTATTCCTTTGGCTTTAAAAGTTATGGGTGCAAGTCTTCGTCGAAAAAGTAAAGAGGCATGGGAGAGTGAATTGAGAAAACTCCAAAAGATTTCGAGTATGGAAATTCATACagtattaaaattaagttatgaTGGCTTAGATCATTCTCAGAAGGACATGTTTTTGGACATTGCATGCTTCTTTAAAGGACGAGAAAGAGATTGGGTAACAAGAGTATTGGATGCTTTTGATTTCTTTGCAGCATCTGGGATAGAAGTCCTTTTAGATAAAGCTCTTATAACTATTTCAGAAGGCAATCACATAGAAATGCATGACTTGATACAGGAAATGGGTTGGGAAATTGTTCGTCAAGAATGTATCAAAGACCCTGGAAGACGAAGCCGATTGTGGAGACAAGAGGAAGTGCAAAATGTATTGAAATATAACAGG GGAACTGATGTTGTTGAAGGCATAATTTTATCTTTGCGGAAATTAACTGAAGCTCTACGTTtgagctttgatttccttgcaAAGATGACTAACCTGAGATTTCTTCAATTCTATGATGGTTGGGATGATTATGGTTCTAAAGTGCCAGTTCCTACTGGTTTTGAGTCATTGTCTGATAAATTGAGGTACCTTCATTGGGAAGGATTCTGCCTTGAGTCTTTGCCACTTAACTTTTGTGCTGAACAGCTTGTGGAGCTTTACATGCCTTTTAGCAAGCTTAAAAAGCTTTGGGATGGGGTTCAG AATCTTGTGAATTTAAAGATAATTGGCCTTCAGGGCTCCAAAGACTTGATTGAGGTCCCAGACTTATCCAAGGCAGAAAAACTGGAAATTGTTAATCTTTCTTTTTGTGTAAGCTTGCTTCAGCTCCATGTTTATTCAAAATCTCTCCAAGGACTTAATGCCAAAAACTGTTCATCTCTTAAGGAATTCTCAGTGACATCAGAGGAAATAACAGAATTGAACTTAGCTGACACAGCTATATGTGAATTGCCGCCATCAATTTGGCAAAAGAAGAAACTCGCTTTTCTTGTCCTAAACGGCTGTAAAAATCTTAAGTTTGTTGGGAACGAAATTGTTCACTTACTGTCTTCAAAAAGGTTAGACCTATCTCAAACTAATATTGAGAGGTTGCCTGCACTTCCACCATCCCTAAAATATTTGATGGCCGAGGGCTGCACTTCTCTGGAAACAAACTTCACTCAACATTTAGTGTTACACCACATGATACAAAGCCGCATACCCTACTTACACAAACATCCTAGTAACCCCGGGTATTATAATAACCATGAATGCTTCTTCTTCCCGGGGGACCGCATCACCAAAGCGTGTGGGTTTTGCACAGGAGATAGTTCAATAACTATTCCTTATCTTCCAAAATCTGACTTGCACGGTTTCATTTATTGCATCATTTTTTCTGAGGGAATTTACGGAAAGAGAAGCAGCGTACTTTCATGTTCTATCAATCAAGACGGTATACAGGTCGGCCAGGACCAGAAGACAATATATATCCCAGATTTATTTTTAGATCATGTGTTATTTTGGTATCATGACATCAGACAATTTGACAGAATAAGAGAAGTGTGTGATCATTTCAGCGACCTAACAATTTCATTTGAACATAAACACTTATTTCGTGGCGTGAAGATTACATGGGGCATAAAAGAGTGTGGGGTCTTCCCAGTATATGCCAGGGCATCAGGGTTTAAGGTGGTTGGTAGTAATAGCAAGGAAACTTTTGAATGTGAATCCATTACTCAAATCTCTAATAATGAGTCACAGCCCAGACCCAGAGCGATCAGAGTTGAAGCTGGAGTTAGAGGCTctaataatgaaaatgaagaagacaGGAACAACTTCCTGCAGCAAAAGAGGATGAGGACTTCACCATAA